The genomic stretch TGCTGATGAGCACAAATATTATTAAAAGACTACCAACAACTGATTTCATAGCAATCAAATTTATGAGATACTGAAAATCTGTCAAAAATTTAACAAATTTATTGACGTGAGACTCGTATCCTTTTGAAGGACGTTATAAAATTATGTGTATTATAATAAAAAATATAATTAATATACGGAGGCGTAATGAAAAAAACCTATAAACCGATAGATGGTAACACTGCTGCCACTCATGTTGCCTATGCATTCTCCGAGGTCGCAGCGATCTATCCGATCACTCCGTCATCCCCAATGGGAGAAATGGCAGATGCCTGGTCTGCTGAAGGAAGAAAGAATATTTTTGGTCAAACACTTGATGTGATCGAAATGCAGTCCGAAGGTGGGGCGTCTGGTGCAGTACACGGTTCGCTCTCTGCTGGTGCATTGACGACAACGTTTACCGCATCACAGGGATTGATGCTCATGCTTCCCAATATGCATAAGATTGCTGGCGAGATGCTTCCAACAGTGTTTCATGTGTCAGCCCGTTCTCTTGCTTGCCAGTCTCTTTCAATCTTTGGAGATCATTCAGATGTGATGGCTGCCCGAAATACCGGATTTGCACTTATGGCATGCGGTTCTATCCAGGAAACGATGGACCTTGCTGTGGTTTCACATCTTTCAACCCTGAAATCCAAAGTACCCTTTGTAAATTTCTTTGATGGTTTTAGAACCTCTCACGAGATCCAGAAGGTCGAGATCCTTCCATACGATGAACTCGCTAAAATGGTCGATATGAAATATGTGAAGAATTTTCGCGAGCGTGCAATGAATCCTGAACATCCTATGCTCAAAGTTGGCGCTCAAAATCCCGATGTCTATTTCCAGGGAAGAGAGACCGTTAACAAATATTATGATGTTACTCCGGCTATTGTAGAAGAATACATGGAAGCGTTTGAAAAAAGATTTGGACGCTCATATCACCTATTTGATTACGTTGGTGCTCCAGATGCAGACAGAGTTATCATTGCTATGGGTTCAGCTACAGATACACTCGAAGAAACAGTGAATTACCTTAATGATAAATGTGGAGAAAAAGTCGGCGCGATCAAAGTACGTTTGTATCGACCCTTCTCAATCGAACGTCTCAAGAAAGCTATTCCGAATACAGTAAAAAAGATCGCTGTACTCGACCGCACAAAAGAGCCAGGCTCTATCGGCGAACCTCTGTATCTTGATGTCACGGTTGCACTCAAAGATACCGATATCAAGATCATCGGCGGACGTTACGGTCTTTCCTCAAAAGAATTCACTCCAACAATGGTCAAAGCTGTTTATGATCATCTCAATGATAAATGCACACATGGATTTACAGTCGGCATAGTCGACGATGTGACGCATTTATCTCTCAAAGCAAAAGAAGAGATCGATGCTGAACCAAAAGGCGTGATACGCTGTAAATTCTGGGGTTATGGGTCGGATGGAACTGTTGGTGCGAATAAGAATTCCATCAAAATCATTGGTGATAATACAGACATGTTCGTACAGGGTTACTTTGAATATGATTCCAAAAAATCCGGCGGCGTGACCATTTCGCACCTTCGATTTGGTGATCAAAAGATCCAGTCACAATACTTGCTGAACAATGTTGATTTTGTAGCACTTCATAAATCCTCATATATTGGTCGTTATGATATCCTTAAAGGTGTACGGGAAGGTGGAACATTCCTGCTCAATTCAACATGGAAACCTGAAGAAGTATTTGAGAATCTCACTGAGAAAATGCAGAAAACGATCATGGAAAAGAAGATCAAGGTCTATACCATCGATGCGCTGAGTATTGCACAGGAGATCGGTCTGGGCAGCAGGATCAACACGGTCATGCAGGCAGCATTCTTCAAAATATCCGGTGTTCTTCCAGAACAAGAAGCACTTAAACTCATCAAGAATGCGATCAAGAAGACCTTTATTAAAAAAGGTGAAGATATTGTGAAGATGAACTGGGCTGCGGTTGACAAAGCATCAGATGCACTCAAGCAGGTAAAGATACCACAGAAGATCACAAAATCTGCCCCGGAAATACAACTTATACCGGATGATGCAAACAAATTTGAATGTGACGTCATCAAGCCGATCATGCATGTTCGCGGAAACGATATCACGGTATCAGAGATGCCCTATGACGGACAGATCCCGACTGCAACGACTAAGCTGGAAAAAC from Candidatus Cloacimonadota bacterium encodes the following:
- the nifJ gene encoding pyruvate:ferredoxin (flavodoxin) oxidoreductase, which translates into the protein MKKTYKPIDGNTAATHVAYAFSEVAAIYPITPSSPMGEMADAWSAEGRKNIFGQTLDVIEMQSEGGASGAVHGSLSAGALTTTFTASQGLMLMLPNMHKIAGEMLPTVFHVSARSLACQSLSIFGDHSDVMAARNTGFALMACGSIQETMDLAVVSHLSTLKSKVPFVNFFDGFRTSHEIQKVEILPYDELAKMVDMKYVKNFRERAMNPEHPMLKVGAQNPDVYFQGRETVNKYYDVTPAIVEEYMEAFEKRFGRSYHLFDYVGAPDADRVIIAMGSATDTLEETVNYLNDKCGEKVGAIKVRLYRPFSIERLKKAIPNTVKKIAVLDRTKEPGSIGEPLYLDVTVALKDTDIKIIGGRYGLSSKEFTPTMVKAVYDHLNDKCTHGFTVGIVDDVTHLSLKAKEEIDAEPKGVIRCKFWGYGSDGTVGANKNSIKIIGDNTDMFVQGYFEYDSKKSGGVTISHLRFGDQKIQSQYLLNNVDFVALHKSSYIGRYDILKGVREGGTFLLNSTWKPEEVFENLTEKMQKTIMEKKIKVYTIDALSIAQEIGLGSRINTVMQAAFFKISGVLPEQEALKLIKNAIKKTFIKKGEDIVKMNWAAVDKASDALKQVKIPQKITKSAPEIQLIPDDANKFECDVIKPIMHVRGNDITVSEMPYDGQIPTATTKLEKRGVAPSVPEWYPDLCIQCNQCSLVCPHAAIRAKQIAPADLKDAPEGFVTVKSKTKNDRDLQFRIQVYVEDCVGCGNCVQTCPVKDKAIRMVPIEEARKKGESGRVDFFNDLPDDVLDGTKRETVKGSQFLMPYFEFSGACAGCGETPYVKLASQLFGDRMIIANATGCSSIYGGTFPTVPYCKNKEGQGPTWANSLFEDNAEYGFGMRLAVNANRKQLKANIEKLLESDIEISPELGELLIKNQELWNVVSDESKDVAKKIRALLPGVLEEARKELKPILEKVIELQDYLVERSVWSFGGDGWAYDIGYGGLDHVLASNKNINVLVLDTEVYSNTGGQASKATPTGSVAKFAAAGKRTKKKDLGRMAMTYGYVYVAQIAMGANASQAIKAFTEAEAYDGPSLIIAYSPCINHGIDMTKTQQEEKLAVDSGYWILYRYNPLLAEEGKNPLTLDSREPKLEYETFLENEIRYRTLQQQYPEVAEMLFKRAAKEAKERYDFYKAMAEA